The nucleotide window aaatactccaacatccgaattatagggctgccagaaggagaagaggaagagcaaaaagttgaaaacctatttgaacaaataatgaaggaaaatattccCATTCcagtaaaggaaacagacttctaggaagtccaggaagcccagagagtcccaaagaaatggaacccaaggaggaaaacaccaagacacatcatgattaagttacccaagattaaagataaggaaagaatcttaaaagcagcaagaggaaaggagagagttacctacaaaggagttcccattagactatcagctgatttctcaaaggaaatcttgcaggcaagaagaggctggaaagaggcaagcacctacatccaagagtatTCTATCCAGGAAAgttatcatttttttatattttaattgttgttcaagtacagttttctgtcttttactccaatcccagcccacccacccagccctccccacctccctcccatttccactccccctagtttttgtccatgtgtcttttatacttgttcctgtaaacccttccccttttcccctgaaattccctcccttctcccctctggtcactgtcagcctgttctctatttcaccacttggcttattttgcttagcataatgctttccatccatactgttgcaaagggtaggagttccttctttctttcttctgcatagaattccactgtgtaaatgtatcacagttttttgatccattcatttactgatgggcacttaggttgattccagcacttggctattgtaaattgtgctgctatgaactctggggtgcacaggttcttttgtattggtgtttcagggttcttaggatataatcctagcagtggaattgctgggtcaaaaggtagatccatttttagttttcttacaaaattccatactgttttccatagtggttgtaccagtctgcagtcccaccaacagtgcactggggtcactttttctccacaacctcttcaacacttgttattgctttgtttatgatggtcattctgaccagtgtgaattggtatctcattgtggttttaatttgcatctctctgatagctagtgatactgagcatcttttcatgtgtctctggatcccctgtatgtcctccttggagaagtgtctgttcaagtcctttgcccatttttttaattgggttgcttgtcttcttagactggaatcgtgtaagttctttgtatattttggagattaaacccttgtctgaggtatcattggcaaatatgttttcccatacagttggttctctttttatttcaatgctGGTTTtttttcagctgtgcagaagctttttcttttgatgaggtcccatttgtttattctttcctttatgtcccttgctctaggggacatatcagtaaaaatgttgctgtgtgaaacatctgagattttcttgcctgtgttctcctctaggattttaatggtctcacagcttatatttaaatcttttacccaccttgaatttatttttgtgtgtagtgtaagttggtgctcaagtttcatttttttgcacgtggctgtccagttctcccaacatcatttgtcaaagaggctatttttaccccattttatgttgctgccccctttgtcaaatattaattgaacatagagacttgggtttatttctgggctctctattctgttccattggtccatgtgtctgttcttatgccagtactaggctattttgattacagtggccttgtaataaagtttggtatcaggtattgtgatctctcctactttgctcttctttctcaaaattgcagcagctattcagggtcatttatggttgcaaataaattgttgaagtgtttgttctatgtctgtgataTATGccgttggtactttaataggtattgcattgaatctgtacattgctttgggtagtatggccattttgatgatgttaattcttcgaATCCATGAACACgggatatgtttccatttgtttgtgtcttccttgatttctttgtttagttctgtgtagttttctgaatacaggtcttttacctccttggttaggtttattcctagggtttttgtttttttgtttttgttttttttgctatattgaatgggatttttttctccatttctgcttctgctgtttcattgttggtatacaaaaatgcctttgatttctggatattgactttgtattccgctgttttgccaaattcatttattaggtttagcagttttttggtggagtccataggatgttctatgtacactatcatgaaagttatcatttaaaatagaagatcagatgaagtgcttccaatataaggtcaagctaaaggagttcatcatcaacaagcttttattatatgaaatgttaaagggacttatctaagaaaaagaagataaaaaatatgaacagtaaaatgacaacaaacttataactattaacaactgaacctaaaaaataaaaacaaaaactaagcaaactactagaataggaacagaatcaccaaaatggagggttatcatggggaggggcagggggcaatGGGGacggaaaggtacagggaataagatgcataaatggtaggcacaaaatagacagggggaggtgaagaatagtataggaaatggagaagccaaataacttatatgtatatcccatggacatgaactaaggtgggggaatgctggtgggaggggaaatacagggtggaggggggataaaggggagaaaaaattgggacaactgtaatagcataatcaacaaaaatatacttaaaaataaataaagtgaaggtAAAAAAAACTTGAgctgtctcattttttaaaacttcagctATATCACAAGCATAAATTAGTATGATGGATATAGTTGAAGATATTGTAACTGAGAATCTTTATTCAGAGATTAGACTACATGAGATCAAGTTTAAATGTGtgagaatatatatgtatatacatatatatattctgtccagaaggtatgccgccatgtaatatgaaaaatagaggcactTACTGAATAAGATACAGATAtaagaaacagtgtacataggacagtgatgcctcagtcccctccaaagtaggcaccttgggacctcacacagttctcccaatcagcatcagctgccccgtcgtatttttctgaatctaattgacagtctgaaatccctttcttttctaaggtgattttagtttggggagaagccagaagtttcagggcaccaaGCCTGtgttgtgtggggtgggggcggtgagtcacctgggtgatttgatgtttcgccaaaaaactctgcaccagatgtgatgcatgagcagtcATGTTGTTgcgataaagctgccaatcaccagttgcccatagctgcatcCTTTTGaaccatccaaatagtttccacagaggaatgttcaagcttgagacaaaattggatgcagattcattgctctactcactcagtcattttgaatgcaatggccacacagtactgAAAGGCGtataccacccccactgactaggacagggaagttatcattgttcatgcatgtgcattccagtccactctccttggctttcaggttacattaatgtcacAAAAacccttctcattatattaacaatggctggactttttctggacagacatatagatatgcatacacacacacaaacacaataaTTTATGATTGATGCTGGTACCAGTTAGACTTGTATTTTCAAATCCTAATGCAAACTTTATAAAGGCTTTCTATTACCTTTAATTTTTAGTTGAGAAAACAGTATTGGGCtgttaaaacataaagaaaaacattcactTTGATTAGAATTATCTACACTACTTGATGTAATACtctaaattaaatagaaatagcCAAATTATGAGGGACTAGGTACTGCTATTGGGACAACCGTTccttttgtcagtttttttttaattcttttttttaaagattttatttttagggaggggaggggggggagagagagagagagacacacacacacacatcaatgtgcagttgctgggggttatggcctgcaacccaggcatgtaccctggctgggaatcgaacctgcgacactttggttcccagcccacactcaatccactgagctataccagccagggctgtcagtTTTCTTTAGATTAGGGGTGGTTAAAGTGTGGTTCTCTAATCAGTATCATTAGCATTACCTGGGAAGTTGGGAAGTTggtataaatacaaatatttatgccCACCTCTGACCTGCACGAGAAATTTTGGAGGTAGGACCCAAAAATCTATGTGTTTACAAGCTCTCCATGTAATCCTGATATATGCTAAAATCATCCCCCCCCTCTAAATTGTAGGACTGCTGGCCAGGGTTCATCATACTACTTGTATCTTTGTGTATAATATTTATCAAAGAACTctattgttgctgttttgttcCCTGCAGCTTCTCTGGTTAGTTTATGACTTTATTTAGTGATAACAAGAAAATTCctatctttgtatttatttagcaaagaactgcattgttcccttttTGCTCCCTGCAGTTTCCCTGGTTGATTCATGACTTTATTCAGTAGCAAGAAGAAAATTCCTATTTTCACTGGAAGACTCACTGAAGGATCCACTAAATCATCTGACTAATTCAACTACATTACCTCCTTGAAAGTATTCCCTCCAAGGTAAGTTTTAagcttttctcattctctctagAAATATATTCTAATGTTGATACAAATATGAAAACAGTAGCTAACTTTTCCTTGTCCTCGCATAGTTAGAAGGACCACAGCGTGACAGTTGGGAGAACAATTATACCTTTTTATATTGACTAGAAACCTCTATTTGCGGTACTTTGTGAAATCTTGGCAACATAATTGTTTTGACTTGCACTCTCAGTGAGTTTATCCAGTTGAATAAAGGAAACCACTATGCTTTGATTTTAGTGTTTACTATAGTTTGATACATTATCGGCACACTAATATTAGTTAACCTACATGGAAAAAGTGATCACTTTGAAGATAAATTGGGAGAAGGCAGAGTCAGAACAAGATTTATATGCTATGCCAAATAATGAACTACTGCTGATAATCCACCTTCGGAGAAGAATAATTAGGAATTTCTGATACTGTGCATGTGTTTGGGTTTATGTGGAAAATTATTCAAGGACTTCTGCCTTAAATTTAAGGTTTAGTCCATAAAAATATAGCTTTGTATTTTATCCTCAATAAATACACTTTCAGTAGCTAAGAACTGTACTACACCCAAGACAGATATATAAGCAATGTAGATGGATTTGTTGGAGTCTTCTCACTTTAATATGACAATCATCCAAAGTTTATATTCAGCCATGCTTTTTGTTTCAGCAATTCAAGTTAATTAAActtttgtaatttttgtctttgatatAAGTATTTCACTGTGCTATATGAGGTATAACTGTTAAATCTTGAGCCATGTTCCACACATGAAGAGAagtcttattattttaatgtcataTTTGAAATTGGTACTTACATTatactatattgtatattatGTGAAAATAGATGTGCCAAAGAAGCATAACATTACTCTCAGATCTTAATTTTCCATGTTAGTAGAGGTGAGCATGGTAGATGTGTATATAGATTCCAAATCAATATAAATCACTTAACATTTATTCCATTGCAACatgtatttcattatatttttgtgCTCATATGcctatatgtgtatatgtgtttgtgtgtgtgccacAAATATATTATCACAGAGAATAAAGTGTCgtgtttattttcataataatgctTATTTCCTAaggcttttttttaattctaagttaattttctgtgaaatatatataaaattaattctcTCATGTTCTTagattataaatgttatatattgcTTTTGAACATTATGCCATCATTATGCCATTCTATCAGTTGGGTCTAACACAGAGCCATGCTATCTTGATCTCACTTAAATTCATTTTGACAGTGAATCTCAATGATGTATTATGATTATCTCATGAACAAAATTTTAACACCAGACAAATACAAGCATTATAGTATTTATATGAATAAAGATTGAAAAAGGGCCACcattttacatgaaaataattataattctaaTAAATCCCTGATAATGTTGTTTGCATGTACTAATGCATCTAACAATTTTGAAATCAAAgtggctttatttcacttatagaTTTAACCACAATAGATACAGTGATAATTTACTTCCTagtattagttttatttattgtatgttGAGAATAagtctatttttaacttttccccgcttttttatgtattgttcagttacagttatttttgacttttttataCACTTTGGGTATAACACTGATTTCATGATGCTAACATTCCCTTCCAATATTCTGCTTGCTTTCCAGTTGAGTTACAGACTTCAAAATGTCTGAAACTGCATTCAGCAATCTCACTTGGGATCAAGTTGTAATACTGGATCAAGTGTTAGATGAAGTAATTCCAATTCACGGAAAGGGGAATTTTCCCACATTAGAGGTAAAACCAAAACATATCATTCATGTTGTAAAAGATCAACTGATAGAGCAAGGAATCATTGTTAAAGATACCCGATTGAATGGTTCCATTGCAAGTTACATACTTGCAAGCCACAATGGAATCACCTATAAGGATCTGGatattatttttggtgttgaaCTACCAAATGATCAAGATTTTCATGTTGTTAAGGACATAGTTCTAGGTTGTCTACTTGACTTTTTACCAAAAggtgtaaaaaaggaaaagatcacCCTAAGGATCATGAAAGAGGCTTATGTGCAGAAGATGGTCAAAGTTTGCAATAAGTATGATCGTTGGAGTCTCATCTCTCTTTCAAATAATAATGGGAAGAATGTAGAGCTCAAATTTGTGAATTCACTCAGACGACAGTTTGAGTTCAGTGTAGATTCCTTTCAAGTTCTTTTGGATCCCATGTTAGATTTCTACTGTGACAAAAATGCTAAGCTAGCCCAGGAATCCTATCCTGTTGTGGCAGCTGAAAGCATGTATGGAGATTTTCAAGAGGCAATGATGCATTTGCAAAACAAGCTTATAGCTACCAGAAAACCTGAAGAGATTAGAGGTGGTGGCCTTCTGAAATATAGCAACTTGCTGGTTCATGGCTTTAAGCCAGCTTGTGAAGCACAAATCAAGAACCTAGAACGTTACATGTGTTCTagatttttcattgattttcctGATGTAGGAGAACAGCAAAAGAAGATTGAATCATACCTCCACAaccatttcacaggtgaagaaaAGAGCAAGTATGAGTACCTTATGACCTTGCGTAGAGTTGTAAGTGAAAGCACCGTTTGCCTCATGGGTcatgaaagaagacagacaatCAATATGATTACTTTTATGGCTTTAAAAGTACTGGGGGAACAGAATATTCTACCCAATACAGACCATGTAACTTGCTTTTATCAGCCTGCTCCATACTTTACTGGTGAGAGACAGTATCCTCCTTATTATGGAATACCTGGACTACCACCACCTATTTTCTTTCGGCCATACTACCCAATGAACATTTATATGCCAAATAGTATGAAGTAAAATACATGCAACAGAAACTTTGCTTTAATTAAACACCTCTTAAAAAGCAGGTTTCCACATTCCATAAAATGTAagatctattttcatttttgcatgttACCAAATATTTTCCATCAATTCTAGCTTAAACATTATAGTAAATAATCATCTGTGAACTTACCACTTCAAATGACTTTCAAATGTTATTGATTACCTATAATACTTTTAAGATACAATGGaccacttaaaattatttttaaatcttactaCTTGTGGCTTTCAAATTTGCTGTGACAAATACATTAGACAGGCCTACATCTTTCATTAAAGTATAAAAGAACAGATTCATGGTTTAAAATTGAGAGGTAAAGACAAATGCCAGCATTTGGTCAATTCCTTtgttacattcattttttttctagtaaatgTTACTGTCAGTGGATTTTCAATACTTAACAGAAATGACTAATTTCAAAAACAACAGATGTAGAAGACATTAAAATCCTGGACTTGcaagcatttattttgtttatcaattAAATTGGGTTAGATACAAAATCTTACTGTTGTTTGaaagaacattgaaaaaaatgatactGGAAAACACTGGGCATTAGTAATTTACCAACAatcaagttattttgtggatttGAAGAGTAATATCATCTGGCTGTAGGACTACTAATGTGACTAGTTATAgagttttcttgattttctgccaaataagttaaaaagaatgaaactgaccAACTGTAATATGAAAGCTTTTCATCATCCATTAAATAGAGACTTTGAATGGCAAATTGCCAAAACAGGCAGAGTTTTTTAGTCATggcatttatcatttttattacctACTTGGGAAGCATCTTAATATATCTGGAGACATTCagtattaataaatgaaaatattttaaaataactaaatgaagcatgtttttttttttattttggctttacCAAAGATAAGTTTCTAATGCGCCACTCAAGTGCCTTCTATGTGAATTTTTCCATAACAATTTACTGAACAATTGCATATATTCATCAGGTATGTGAATATCTACACATTACAGTACATCAGATATACTGCTATCAAATCTACCAGTGGGAGTAAAATGGTATTTTCTTtgtataatgaagaaaataatccaTGACAACTATTATCTGGTATGATAGAATGGGAACTGTCCTGAATGAATATAGATAAGGCCATCAGAaaacttcaatatttttatttgcttctaatTTTTTATGAGTATCCATGTCCGTTTTCACTAACAATTCCAAGTTTTTCCATCACAACATCACCCAGCAGGCATATTATGAGAATTTGTTCCTTGTGACTATGCTTAATCTGTCTCCTCTGTATTAGAGTATTGGACACAAGAGGTATACCAAATATGGCATTTTCAGGTAACCAGTTTTTCAGATGTTTTCTATCATAGCACCACTGCCTAATATATATGTCatggtatatacacatatatgtatatcacatatacatatgcatatatatgatatatatgtatatatcatatatgtatatatgatgtatgtatataatgtgtgtacgcattatatatatattatatataatcagtCACACAATGCTGAGGCTTTAAAACATATAGATTCATCTCCTTGCTTGGGACAAATAAAGATTTAATGAATgctttttttaaggagaaaatttaGTAATCTATTGACAGAATTTATTAGATAAAAACAATTGATCTTTCTGCCCTAAGTATACTCTTTAGTATTCAATTTGTGAGAGTACCTAAAACTTGTGCCTAAAACTATAATATATGCTGTATTAACAGAaccaaaaaatattccaaaagatTTAGGAAAAGTATGTAGGAATAAAAGAAGTATGATGGTGATCAAGTGACATATACTTTATGTCAAAgtatacaaacaaaaaattttaattcctatAGAATATTACcttaaatataaactattaatAGATTATTTACCTTCACTAATTATAATGCAGTGTCATACTTATTGAAAAATTTCAGTATATTTCAGTGTATTTCACTAAAAAATAATGTGTTGGAAATAACTGGTTAGATTATGTGAAATTTTCAGATCTCAATCCATTCTGACTGCATGATACTGTCCTATGACTATTTTTTCAATTTGTCTTTAAGTTCCCAGTTTATGAAGGACTGATACAAGGTAGGATAGCAAAatcttaattgattttttattgttgtttgttcatttacagttgtcctttaaataaagatattctgctattttaaaacaaatcccaCATATCTGAAAAATACATCTACTTTATATTCAACCACTGTTACTAGATTTAATTGAAAAAGTAAAGTTTCACTTTGACAGTTTGTGGCTAATTGTTTCATTTCACATAGTCCCTGTTTAGATTGAGTGAAATCAGTAACTTCCTTCTAGTTTGAAAAGTGTTTTTAGAAAGTTCTTTccttagctctggctggtgtggctcagtggactgagcaccagcctgcaaaccaaagagtcactggtttgattcctggttgggacacatgcctgggttgctgggccaggtccccagtagggggcgcatgagaggcaaccacacagtgatgtttctctccctctctttctccttcccctctctctaaaaataaataaatataatcttaaaaaaagaaaattctttctttaaagttCTTCCATATAAATGAAAGTTTCAACCTACAAAGCAAAGAATTAAGGCAATTATTCAAATAATTCTGGCCAGAAACATGTCACTAAGTAATAAACAAGGAAAAGTGGGCTTAAGTTATATGCCAGACCAAAAATAACTGTCGAATATGAGAAAAGTCCTACAATACCATTTCACTGGATGTGGAACAAGtcatccaataaaaataaatgtagttagAAGATTTGAATTCAAAGCATATTAAAACCATAAGTTTTTATCTTAAAGGTGTGTTTCAAGTTTTAATTCAAATCCAATTGTTTagcattaaagaaaatatcagttaaAGGAATTATTGTCACTAAGTGGGCAATGGAAATGTAAACATCTAAATGAAGTTACCCAGCACCAAGTAAAATTGCTGATATGATTTTCTGCACTAAGTAGACAGATGTACATATTAACTTTAAACAATTCAGCATTTTAAGAAGGCTGTGAATATAAATATAGCCTTTATAAATGTCTTAGGTGTCTTTTTAGCCTTCTAGTTTACATCACCAGTTTTAGTCTTTTACTGCAAAAATTTTGAAGTGTTCTCCAGAACTCACtgtgtttctgtaaataaaaaagctttttttttacaggaaaaaaaactttaagacTATTAAAAATACTCCAGTAAGTGATGACTGAAATGTCCAGGTTGAGTGTATTTTGTATCTTTGTTTTAATGTTGACTATGTGTTAAATCATGTAGTTAACTTTTACATGTTATTGCTCATTATAATGTATGTACTATTTTGGAAAATGTATGTTACTGTTGACAAAAACATTAATGTTATATGAACACTTCAAGATCTTTTTGGtactatttttaaatggatgatAATTGTACTCTTATTATTCATCTAATAGCTCTtgtctgtttaattttctttgccTCATGCTTTTATGCACTGTGTGGAAAAGCACTATAGAGATTCTATtattaaataagttttttaaataaaatcactttgtatgttaaaatattttacattatattttattgacagttgtcctgttttttccccctttgtcccccctccatccagcaccccccactccctcagacaatcccccaCCATTATTCACATCCATGgatcatgcgtataagttctttggctactccatttcctatgctgcactttacaccCCCGGGCTATTCTCTAACTatctatttatacttcttaatctcctcacctcttaacccattccctcacaccccctcacatctggcaaccttcaaaaTGTTCTCCGTATCCATGGTTCTgactgttcttcttgtttgcttagtttgttttgtagaCTCAAATGTTGatatgtattttgccattttgttgttcatacttttgatattctttttcttaaatcagtccctttaacatctcatataatactggtttggtgatgatgaactcctttaccctTACCTTGTCAGGGAactgctttatctgccctttgattctaaatgatagctttgcaaggtagagcaatcttgtctgtaggttcctgcttttcatcactttgaatatttctggctgcaaagtttcttttgagaaatcagctgacagtctcatggcaACTTCCCTATAGGTAAgtagcttcttttctttttctgcttttaaaattccctctgtatctttaacctttggcattttaattatgatgtgtcttggagtgggtctctctgtatccatcttatttgggactgtctgtgcttcctggacttgcatgtctatttctttcacccaatcagggaagttttctttcactattgtttccaatagatttccaatttcttgctctttctcttctccttctggcacccctatgaggcaaatgttaGACCTCttaaacttgtcccagaggctgtttatactacccttattttttttttgtattttttcttcttgtagttTTGTATGActgttttttgcttcctaatGTTCCAAGTTATTGATTTGgttctcagcttcacccactctgttgtttccctgcaaatttttctttatttcaattaatgtatcctttgtatcctcccacacacactggacctttttatgctgctgagacTTTTACTAAGTTcctcaagcatccttataaccagtgttttgaattctgcatctgatagattgcttatcttcattttgtttatctctttttttaagttttgatctgttctttgatttgggccatgtttctttgtctcctcattttggcagcctccctgtgtttgtttctatgtattaggtagaactgctatgactccctgtcttggtagtgtggtctaatgtagtagatgtattatagggtccagtggcatgacttcccctgtcacccaagctgggtactcaaggtgcacccttcaaGTGGGCTGAGTTCACctccctcttgtagttgagctttggttcctgttggcagatcaatgggaagggtctacccaggccattcagctgcaaggactggctatgacccctgaccaccaacctctgccctccatggaggatgagctgtgcaggggcagggtggtggtgctcctatgtggtctgtagctgtccactgggtgtgcaggccctggggtcTCCCAGGTGGTgtgggccaaggtcagcccctacctgtgttctgcccagggactccctgcctgagctataaagcaatgtgAGATacctgctacttgtgctgggcttggagaacCCTAGAGAATCCtggattcacacacacacacacacacacacacacacacacacacagcaaagccAAGGTTTGAAGCTAGGCTGACTGATgcctagtgccaggcctggggctcactgaggccagctgttgcttgtctgAAAGCATTTAACAAGTTGTGCAGTGTGAACCAAGACCAGCCGTTCATACAGAGGAACAGCTTGAGTGGGCTCATAAGTTGGGTGGgccagagtctctggggatctccaaagctGGTCATACAGtattagtcaggttgatggagtctcagatatggtaccattttgccagctctgtggcctgGTGGCTCTGTGGAGGAAGGGTTTAGAAAAGTGACAGTGACCTCTGCTCGCCCCGATGCCAGAccattcagtttctccctgtatgccactggtgcctttcaagctgctacactggtgctggaggtcagagggaatgagtctgagtaggtgagtctgtgtgtgggttctttaagaggaactgcttggggctccaagTTTCTTCAACCAACTCAATGCCTGCTGGctttgcag belongs to Phyllostomus discolor isolate MPI-MPIP mPhyDis1 chromosome X, mPhyDis1.pri.v3, whole genome shotgun sequence and includes:
- the TENT5D gene encoding terminal nucleotidyltransferase 5D — translated: MSETAFSNLTWDQVVILDQVLDEVIPIHGKGNFPTLEVKPKHIIHVVKDQLIEQGIIVKDTRLNGSIASYILASHNGITYKDLDIIFGVELPNDQDFHVVKDIVLGCLLDFLPKGVKKEKITLRIMKEAYVQKMVKVCNKYDRWSLISLSNNNGKNVELKFVNSLRRQFEFSVDSFQVLLDPMLDFYCDKNAKLAQESYPVVAAESMYGDFQEAMMHLQNKLIATRKPEEIRGGGLLKYSNLLVHGFKPACEAQIKNLERYMCSRFFIDFPDVGEQQKKIESYLHNHFTGEEKSKYEYLMTLRRVVSESTVCLMGHERRQTINMITFMALKVLGEQNILPNTDHVTCFYQPAPYFTGERQYPPYYGIPGLPPPIFFRPYYPMNIYMPNSMK